A single region of the Podospora pseudopauciseta strain CBS 411.78 chromosome 1, whole genome shotgun sequence genome encodes:
- a CDS encoding hypothetical protein (EggNog:ENOG503P3XX): MREPYMTQILEETKRYEFRKYRMADTVNRAWFYRVTPISAIAHVGDIAPPVTRRGDSVTVRKHKSENERLVLDIPAWKWGQYADENLTVYELETPITLHKLKEKYGFAGPPGGMVYLPDMIKQDVDWENQKKVDSLWAQVTWN, from the exons atgcGCGAGCCCTACATGACCCAGATCTTGGAAGAAACAAAGCGCTACGAGTTTCGCAAATACAGAATGGCGGACACTGTCAATAGGGCTTGGTTCTATCGAGTTACTCCAATTTCAGCAATTGCTCACGTCGGGGACATCGCTCCGCCAGTGACAAGGAGAG GTGACAGCGTGACTGTGAGAAAGCACAAATCAGAGAATGAAAGACTGGTTCTGGATATCCCAGCATGGAAATGGGGGCAATACGCAGATGAAAATTTGACGGTGTATGAACTGGAAACGCCAATCACGCTGCACAAGTTAAAGGAGAAATATGGCTTCGCGGGGCCACCAGGAGGAATGGTTTATCTACCGGATATGATAAAGCAAGATGTCGATTGGGAAAATCAAAAGAAGGTTGATTCACTGTGGGCCCAGGTGACTTGGAACTAG
- a CDS encoding hypothetical protein (COG:S; EggNog:ENOG503PBP9), whose amino-acid sequence MLTIPGGASGSISGSNLCVYVFLFQQYLINNPYTMNLLESDEILKRNDKITSFVLVNPDQVDDDDVDIFVVKSPGLSPFTRHNETKASSLDEPAETSQDANSGSKPSATIRSMTQLCDTCYNALNYFGYHADLHKTTGKEAMEGLPPACLLHNGAKTLQDGEDARCHLCIFLMANLRVKRLAMESIDESNIEMCWQSGPAPNRLHFALTHRGHPRAAKNYWNILKLQIWPFSEFDKALFGMTEGKGMERHPTTESEQTRDNALEWLKRCQTNEDGKHNQCNNTASRDWLPTRLLDVKSAIETSMVKLVTPLDTPRDFEQEREYITLSHCWGEWGASQLPVLTTGNIAERLREGVSISLLPKTFADAIKAASWFKVRWLWIDSLCILQDSKEDWQRESIMMYDVYKNALLNISADDSPDGRFGCFRNRDPLAVFPMYISFNGQESWKCWLTPDTHGVFDSITKSSLAKRGWVFQERQLSRRVLHFTSHELMWECCAEAPYFASETFPGGTPFKSVFNGNPKFQTRTKLNVAPDTSPELYKAWNTIYKEYSGKIFSHVQDRLVALSGLAQEFEAALPDDTYLAGIWRSTLPQSLLWQSSGDSSPVGSTGSYIAPTWSWLSIAGPVSPSALDYSGSTYSLVDIVDATTTPVFPAKPTASLKDASITMRCFMRPVEVRPDYEKKPWYMLAMGGGKTHKLSIKEEDGTEAFCVSNFHSDAFDFSFDIEWDEDMENGPDVVAGYFVPLIMRKPTEYESLCIGGLLVEPVGDGPKATYKRIGLLTVYGSHCQRVKYMATHSDKDEAEQKWDHLLKCLRATHESSEKLKDDKEEDSSECESCAEKEDSEERVLTEKLESLKVGESDEDRAQIDLGSIDATERLYALDGVVGSELQSMFEKLSLKEIKLI is encoded by the exons ATGCTGACAATCCCAGGTGGGGCTTCAGGGTCCATCTCAGGCAGCAATCTCTGTGTTTAtgtttttctctttcaaCAATATCTCATCAACAATCCATACACAATGAATCTCCTTGAATCAGACGAGATTCTGAAGCGCAACGATAAGATCACATCGTTTGTGCTTGTCAACCCGGACcaggtcgacgacgacgatgtcgACATCTTTGTAGTCAAATCACCCGGCCTATCCCCATTCACACGCCACAATGAGACAAAAGCATCCTCCCTGGACGAACCAGCAGAAACATCTCAAGATGCAAACTCTGGATCTAAACCGAGCGCAACCATCCGCAGCATGACCCAACTCTGTGACACCTGCTACAACGCCCTGAACTATTTTGGCTATCATGCGGATCTTCATAAAACCACAGGCAAAGAAGCGATGGAGGGCCTTCCCCCGGCATGTTTGCTGCACAATGGCGCAAAGACCCTTCAAGACGGGGAAGATGCCCGCTGCCATCTCTGTATCTTCCTCATGGCTAACCTGCGGGTCAAACGGCTGGCGATGGAGTCGATAGACGAATCCAATATCGAGATGTGTTGGCAGTCCGGCCCAGCCCCTAACCGACTGCACTTTGCACTGACTCACCGGGGACACCCAAGAGCTGCAAAAAACTACTGGAACATCTTGAAGCTTCAAATCTGGCCTTTCTCCGAGTTCGACAAGGCACTATTTGGCATGACCGAGGGGAAGGGCATGGAACGACACCCGACTACGGAATCGGAGCAAACACGTGATAATGCGCTAGAGTGGCTGAAACGATGCCAGACAAACGAAGATGGCAAGCACAACCAATGCAACAACACGGCTTCTAGAGATTGGTTGCCAACCAGACTTTTGGATGTGAAGTCAGCAATTGAGACGTCAATGGTGAAGTTGGTGACGCCTTTGGACACCCCACGAGATTTCGAGCAAGAACGAGAGTACATCACACTCAGTCATTGCtggggggaatggggggcCAGTCAGTTACCTGTCTTGACAACAGGAAATATTGCAGAGAGACTTCGGGAAGGTGTTTCGATATCGCTACTGCCCAAGACATTTGCAGATGCTATCAAGGCGGCAAGCTGGTTCAAAG TCCGATGGCTCTGGATCGATTCGCTGTGCATTCTCCAGGACAGCAAAGAGGACTGGCAACGAGAGTCCATCATGATGTACGACGTCTACAAGAATGCACTGCTCAACATCTCGGCAGACGATTCCCCTGACGGTCGTTTTGGCTGCTTTAGGAACAGAGATCCACTGGCTGTTTTTCCCATGTACATTTCCTTCAATGGGCAAGAAAGCTGGAAATGCTGGTTGACTCCGGACACACATGGTGTTTTTGACAGTATTACCAAGTCCTCCCTGGCGAAAAGAGGGTGGGTCTTTCAGGAGCGCCAGCTGTCTCGCAGAGTGTTACACTTCACCTCTCACGAGCTCATGTGGGAGTGTTGCGCGGAAGCCCCCTATTTCGCGAGCGAAACTTTCCCAGGAGGAACACCGTTCAAGTCGGTGTTTAACGGGAACCCCAAGTTCCAGACCAGGACCAAGCTGAACGTGGCGCCAGACACCTCACCCGAGTTGTATAAAGCCTGGAACACGATATACAAGGAATATTCTGGCAAGATCTTCAGTCACGTCCAGGACAGACTCGTGGCCTTGTCGGGCCTTGCGCAGGAATTTGAGGCCGCTCTGCCAGATGACACGTACCTGGCTGGGATATGGCGCTCCACACTTCCGCAGTCACTACTGTGGCAGTCCTCTGGGGATTCAAGTCCTGTGGGGTCGACGGGAAGCTACATCGCGCCGACTTGGTCCTGGCTATCAATCGCTGGGCCCGTCTCTCCGTCCGCTCTCGATTATAGCGGAAGCACATACTCCCTAGTCGACATTGTGGATGCGACAACCACACCGGTCTTTCCGGCAAAGCCCACCGCCTCTCTCAAGGATGCCTCCATCACAATGCGCTGCTTCATGCGTCCTGTCGAGGTTCGCCCGGATTACGAGAAGAAACCCTGGTACATGCTTGCTATGGGAGGTGGAAAAACCCATAAGCTGTCaatcaaggaggaggatggcacGGAAGCCTTTTGTGTCAGCAATTTCCATTCCGACGCCTTTGACTTTTCGTTCGACATCGAGTGGGACGAGGACATGGAGAATGGACCGGATGTAGTGGCGGGGTATTTTGTGCCATTGATTATGAGGAAACCTACCGAGTACGAATCGCTGTGCATTGGTGGCCTCCTGGTTGAGCCTGTTGGTGACGGACCGAAGGCTACATACAAGCGTATCGGTCTCTTGACCGTGTATGGGTCTCACTGCCAGAGGGTCAAATACATGGCGACGCACAGTGACAAAGACGAAGCCGAGCAGAAATGGGATCACCTATTGAAGTGCCTTCGGGCAACCCACGAAAGCTCCGAGAAGCTGAAGGACGATAAAGAAGAGGACTCTTCAGAATGCGAATCATGTGCGGAAAAGGAAGATTCTGAGGAACGAGTCCTTACCGAGAAGCTCGAAAGTTTGAAAGTTGGGGAAAGTGACGAGGATAGAGCTCAGATTGATCTTGGTTCAATTGATGCAACGGAGAGGCTGTATGCTCTTGATGGCGTGGTGGGCAGCGAGCTGCAGAGCATGTTTGAGAAGTTGTCTTTGAAGGAGATCAAGCTGATCTAG
- a CDS encoding hypothetical protein (COG:S; EggNog:ENOG503P51E) — MTMFKGGPGAWDPVHPGISKIYQYRPLTPKCQEHDYTIRLLHLLPARDSDASLRCWLIEKGYRDYWGIPVYHDYHAVSYTWGDPVFPEALEVLPNSFSSPTESLGVIRITQNLHSALKHLRRRDVPVVLWVDAVCINQSDVTERNSQVSNMPNIYKKASSTIVWLGDESAVDDARLCMSFFENLGRLSSTSQGQQHSTSWRKRFEINQLVGDFLDENKAEIAFFLERPWFRRRWIVQEVVLAKSVAIHCGQWKIDWDTFHLAMFELFESDQGIFTQDHRTTMRTMTGVRNGGRTITAVRNIGVAAKKQLPLDTLVEFASFLCADPRDRLYALYGVIKRWSPRQVTMQLSQISNIDYSLPTETVFTNFAAELMQINTHDLQLVASRYWIVTHVLQLATAFGQRDMPGDHFGIKIPSWVVDWTGDLCFEPLQHSRANGVAFEALRGNDVVQFLPNKEHPSHLVMVGIPFDMVTATISLDIAPMLLTNSVHKARVSLNKFLSEVARHVHDDSYKPTSEHLVTALAISLVANWDHTPSNSYFAQDPRFIQDFLAQLRNQQYHLPEMLHKWPAYVELMAITMRGRSLFLTAKGYMGIAATAVKTSDVVSLLDGQSVPFILRPERAAKYSVYHGERGAVEAPGCFDYQAMRYSYDMAMLASDPGAYNSFSLISDAYVHGLMKGESNEIMKKDGDDLALKIISIS, encoded by the coding sequence ATGACCATGTTCAAAGGCGGTCCGGGGGCATGGGACCCGGTGCATCCGGGTATCTCCAAGATTTACCAGTACCGCCCGTTAACACCGAAATGTCAAGAACACGATTACACCATCAggctccttcatctccttccGGCCCGAGACAGCGATGCTTCTCTCCGTTGCTGGCTGATTGAAAAGGGCTACAGGGACTACTGGGGGATACCCGTCTACCACGACTATCATGCCGTGTCGTACACCTGGGGCGACCCTGTTTTTCCAGAGGCTCTCGAGGTCCTTCCTAACAGCTTCTCATCTCCCACCGAGTCACTTGGTGTCATCCGCATTACGCAAAATCTTCACTCGGCCTTGAAGCACCTAAGACGGCGCGATGTTCCCGTGGTTCTCTGGGTGGATGCTGTATGCATCAACCAGAGCGATGTCACGGAGCGCAACAGCCAAGTGTCCAACATGCCCAACATATACAAGAAGGCTTCGTCGACAATAGTTTGGCTCGGAGACGAATccgctgttgatgatgctcgGTTATGCATGAGCTTTTTCGAGAACCTGGGGAGACTTTCGTCAACTTCTCAAGGCCAGCAGCATTCTACCTCCTGGCGAAAACGATTCGAGATCAACCAGCTCGTGGGAGACTTTCTGGATGAAAACAAGGCTGAAATAGCATTTTTTCTCGAGAGGCCTTGGTTTCGCCGTCGTTGGATTGTACAAGAAGTCGTTCTGGCCAAAAGTGTGGCCATACACTGCGGACAGTGGAAGATCGACTGGGACACCTTTCACCTCGCTATGTTTGAGCTCTTTGAGAGCGACCAAGGGATATTCACACAAGATCATCGCACAACCATGCGGACAATGACAGGCGTCCGCAATGGCGGTCGTACCATAACAGCAGTGCGCAACATTGGCGTGGCAGCAAAGAAACAGCTGCCGCTGGACACTCTTGTCGAGTTTGCATCGTTCCTCTGTGCCGACCCTCGGGACAGACTTTACGCCCTATATGGTGTCATCAAGCGTTGGTCCCCACGCCAGGTCACGATGCAATTGAGTCAAATCAGCAACATTGATTATTCCTTGCCGACCGAGACCGTCTTCACGAACTTCGCAGCTGAATTAATGCAGATCAATACGCATGATCTTCAACTGGTGGCGTCCAGGTACTGGATTGTCACCCATGTTTTGCAGCTTGCGACAGCGTTCGGTCAACGGGATATGCCGGGTGATCATTTCGGTATCAAGATCCCATCATGGGTGGTGGACTGGACGGGCGATCTGTGTTTTGAGCCACTGCAACACTCACGAGCAAACGGCGTTGCATTTGAAGCGCTCAGGGGCAATGATGTGGTTCAATTCCTCCCGAACAAAGAACATCCCTCTCACCTAGTGATGGTCGGCATACCGTTTGACATGGTCACAGCAACCATATCACTTGATATCGCCCCAATGTTACTGACCAATTCGGTCCACAAAGCCAGAGTATCTTTGAATAAGTTCCTCTCCGAAGTTGCTCGTCACGTCCATGACGATTCTTACAAGCCGACTTCTGAACATCTTGTTACGGCCTTGGCAATTTCACTCGTGGCAAATTGGGACCACACTCCCAGCAACTCGTACTTTGCACAAGACCCACGCTTCATCCAAGACTTTCTGGCACAACTACGGAATCAACAGTATCATTTGCCTGAAATGTTACATAAATGGCCAGCGTACGTCGAGCTGATGGCTATTACAATGCGAGGACGGTCTCTTTTTCTGACTGCCAAAGGATACATGGGCATtgcagcaacagcagtcaAGACCAGCGACGTTGTCTCTTTACTGGACGGCCAAAGTGTACCCTTCATTTTAAGACCGGAGCGAGCCGCAAAATACTCGGTTTACCATGGTGAACGGGGCGCCGTGGAAGCGCCGGGTTGTTTCGACTATCAGGCCATGAGGTATAGCTATGACATGGCGATGCTCGCGAGCGACCCAGGCGCATACAACAGCTTTTCTTTAATCAGTGATGCTTATGTGCATGGCCTAATGAAAGGGGAAAGTAATGAGATAATGAAGAAAGATGGCGATGATCTTGCGCTGAAAATAATATCAATTTCTTGA
- a CDS encoding hypothetical protein (EggNog:ENOG503P3FW) has translation MCNPPRHQSTASTSSSPGIGPGVGTGTITAAVRALIPAHPVCTEALAVAKSILPASILYHSLRVYFYATAFMRLFEDFLPPDAQYAPSIRSTMASEYDNPTPSCTPRAAPHVLFVACILHDIGTASTYNDVPERFEVVSADVAENLLRAHGIPEKEVRDAWLAMSLHTSPGIAERLGGTVRALRLGVRADFGSYPPPPPELIDTWADVIRWQLPRLEIEKELGDAVCEQGIQNPQKAPGGSWPGDLVRAKRDNPDWEGVNRGF, from the coding sequence ATGTGCAACCCTCCAAGACATCAGTCAACCGCTTCCACATCCAGCTCTCCAGGGATAGGACCAGGAGTTGGGACCGGCACCATCACAGCGGCCGTTCGAGCTCTCATTCCTGCACATCCAGTCTGCACCGAAGCTCTCGCGGTCGCCAAATCCATCCTGCCAGCTTCCATCCTGTATCACAGTCTCAGAGTGTATTTCTACGCTACGGCCTTTATGCGTCTTTTTGAGGATTTCCTTCCACCAGACGCACAGTATGCCCCTTCGATCCGATCGACCATGGCCAGCGAATATGACAATCCCACACCTAGTTGCACACCGCGAGCAGCACCCCATGTCTTGTTTGTAGCCTGCATCCTCCACGACATTGGCACTGCCTCGACCTACAACGACGTGCCAGAGAGATTCGAGGTTGTCTCGGCCGATGTTGCTGAAAACCTACTCCGAGCACACGGCATCCCCGAGAAGGAGGTCCGAGACGCGTGGCTCGCCATGTCGTTGCATACCTCTCCCGGGATCGCAGAGCGGCTGGGAGGGACGGTCCGAGCCCTTCGATTGGGCGTCAGGGCAGATTTTGGAAGCTacccgccaccgccgccggaaTTAATCGACACCTGGGCTGATGTGATACGCTGGCAGTTACCAAGGCTCGAAATTGAAAAGGAACTGGGAGATGCAGTCTGTGAACAGGGCATCCAGAATCCTCAGAAGGCTCCAGGAGGAAGCTGGCCGGGTGATCTGGTGAGGGCGAAGAGGGATAACCCAGACTGGGAAGGGGTGAATCGGGGATTCTga
- a CDS encoding hypothetical protein (COG:Q; EggNog:ENOG503P32W) has translation MQAPFCRDCFTGTLRGDITPVGTEQIVHNVPSYVSLPPEGARSLGTVVIITDAFGWKLRNTRVLADAYARRVPCTVVVPDFHKGTSLTEKFLILADALPTANIFTKIWTYVRVVPELVRFLLYNRYAVAAPRVNAFFHSLRQELGPSGKISVAGFCWGGLYTIRLTHMSPPLVNCAFTAHPSLISVPADIDKVKDDTPLSIANGDDDQYLRRAKMETVVKMLRDRERHEVVVYEGAKHGFAVRGDIGDPKQKERGQGSEDQAVGWFGRWMA, from the coding sequence ATGCAGGCCCCATTCTGTAGAGACTGCTTTACCGGCACTCTCCGTGGAGACATCACTCCGGTCGGCACGGAGCAGATTGTCCACAACGTGCCTTCCTATGTCTCTCTTCCACCTGAAGGTGCCCGTTCACTCGGCACAGTCGTAATAATCACCGACGCCTTCGGCTGGAAGCTGCGAAACACCCGCGTTCTTGCCGATGCATACGCACGGCGTGTGCCTTGCACAGTCGTTGTTCCCGACTTTCACAAAGGAACCTCACTCACCGAGAAGTTCCTCATCCTGGCAGACGCCCTCCCCACAGCCAACATCTTCACCAAAATCTGGACCTACGTCCGTGTTGTCCCCGAGCTCGTCAGGTTCCTCCTCTACAACCGATACGCCGTCGCTGCTCCCCGAGTCAATGCCTTTTTCCATTCCCTTCGACAAGAGCTTGGTCCGTCAGGCAAAATTAGCGTGGCTGGCTTCTGCTGGGGAGGGCTGTACACAATCCGCCTTACCCACATGTCCCCACCTCTGGTCAACTGCGCATTCACTGCCCACCCGTCCCTGATCTCCGTTCCGGCTGATATTGACAAGGTAAAGGATGACACACCGCTCAGCATCGCAAACGGAGATGACGACCAGTATCTAAGGCGTGCTAAGATGGAGACTGTGGTGAAAATGTTGCGGGATAGAGAAAGAcacgaggtggtggtgtatgaAGGTGCCAAGCACGGATTTGCCGTCAGGGGTGATATTGGGGATCCGAagcagaaggagagggggcaGGGGAGCGAAGACCAGGCCGTGGGGTGGTTCGGGAGGTGGATGGCGTAG
- a CDS encoding hypothetical protein (CAZy:GH43; COG:G; EggNog:ENOG503P1F3) encodes MYSVLFLAFLPLGVLSSPRTTLGNLDFPDPSVTFDPATSKWYAFATSGNKNNVQVAWSPSFPSFTSADARWTLLNKIDLLPTPGDWVNDTLPLIWAPDVHFIPQTKTYVMYYSGRLSGSPYHCVGVAVSKTSILGPYTPHPHPFACPDHDGGAIDSSGFFDAETNRRYVIYKVDGSAKGKGGPCGNGDKPGFPTPFVLQEVDISDGFTPVGPATTVLDRIPEIDGPLIEAPNLVKTKRGRYVLFYSSHCYNTVEYDVRYAVAENIKGPWVRMGELIGRATQDYGFVAPGGASAVQGGEGGMVFHADCEAGRCMYETSWGVGEKGEVVLSDA; translated from the coding sequence ATGTATTCGGTACTATTTCTAGCATTCTTGCCTTTGGGGGTGCTCTCCTCACCCCGCACTACATTGGGGAACCTCGACTTCCCTGACCCTTCCGTCACGTTTGACCCAGCAACCTCCAAGTGGTACGCCTTTGCCACCTCCGGGAACAAGAACAATGTCCAAGTGGCCTGGTCCCCTTCCTTTCCGTCCTTCACCTCCGCCGACGCCAGATGGACACTCCTCAACAAGATTGACCTCTTGCCCACCCCGGGCGACTGGGTGAACGACACGCTCCCGCTAATCTGGGCACCGGACGTCCACTTCAtcccccaaaccaaaacctACGTGATGTACTACTCGGGCCGCCTCTCGGGCTCGCCATACCACTGCGTCGGCGTGGCGgtctccaaaacctccatCTTGGGTCCTTacaccccccaccctcaccccttTGCCTGCCCGGACCACGACGGCGGAGCGATTGACTCGTCTGGGTTTTTCGACGCCGAAACTAACAGGCGATATGTAATCTACAAGGTCGACGGCAGCGCcaaaggaaagggggggcCGTGCGGCAACGGGGACAAGCCTGGGTTTCCCACGCCGTTTGTACTCCAAGAGGTGGACATTAGCGATGGGTTCACGCCTGTTGGTCCGGCGACGACGGTGTTGGATAGGATACCCGAGATTGATGGGCCGTTGATCGAGGCGCCGAATTTGGTCAAGACGAAGCGGGGGAGGTACGTTTTGTTTTATAGCTCGCATTGTTACAATACGGTGGAGTATGATGTTAGGTATGCGGTGGCGGAGAATATCAAGGGGCcgtgggtgaggatgggggagttGATTGGGCGGGCGACCCAGGATTATGGGTTTGTGGCTCCGGGGGGGGCGAGTGCGGTtcaggggggggagggggggatggtgtttCATGCGGATTGCGAGGCAGGGAGGTGCATGTATGAGACtagttggggggttggggagaagggggaagtGGTGTTGAGTGATGCGTGA